In the Dyella humicola genome, TTGCCTGGCATTGCTACGAAGGCAGCCCCTATGCGGAGGGTCGCGTCCATCGCGCGTATACCCAGAAGGACGCCTATATCACCGAGTGTTCCGGGGGCGACTGGGCGTCGAGCATAAACGGCGAGCTGCTGTGGTTTTCGCGGGACCTGCTGATCGCCGGGATCAGGCAGTGGGCTCGCGGCGTCGTCTACTGGAACCTGGCGCTCGACGAAAATCACGGTCCACATTTCGGCGGGTGCGCAGCCTGCAAGGGCGTGATCACGATCGACTCGCACACGGGGGCGGTGAGTCGCAACGACGAATACTACGCCTTGGCGCACTTCAGCAAGTTTGTCTTGCCCGACGCCATCCGGGTGGGATCCACAGCTATCGACAACGGCATCGACAATGTGGCATTCCAGAATGCCTCCGACGGATCGATTGTGCTGGTTATGGTGAACAGCAATGCGGAGGCTCGCCTCGTTTCGGTGGCGGAGGGCCAGACCCGTTTCGAATACACGATGCCGCCGCAAAGCGTGGCGACCTTCGTGTGGAACCCGGACCAGGCAGGCGCATGGATGCGACGCATCCGCTCGTGGTTGAAAAAGACCCGCTAGTGGGACTTGATGGTGGGCGCGAAACCAGGACACCTACGCGCACTTCCGATGGCCATCCGCTAAGCGTCTCGCCAAGCATTGACGCTACTCAGGGAAGCGCCTGATGACGGGGACTTCCTCATCATTGAACGGCAGCGCGAGAGCGTCCGCTTCGGGTGGCGGACCAGGACAGCTCACCAACGTGTCGGCCCAGCCGCAGGGGCCACCAGGTTCGAACCGTCGTACCTCAGGGGCGCAGCGAAAGTTCGCCCTCAATTTCTACGGGGATGTTGAATGGCAGCTCCGCCATGCCAACGGCACTGCGGGTATGGGCTCCGCGCTCAGGTCCGTACAGCTCGAGGATGAGGTCCGAGAATCCATTGATGACCTGCGGCTGTTGCGTGAATCCGGGCGCAGAGTTGACCATGCCAAACACACGGTGCCAGCGATGCACGCGATCCAGATCGCCGATGCTGCGCTTGAGGCTGGCGAGCATGGAGAGCGCGACCAGTCGCGCCGCCTGATAGCCCTCGCTGACCGATAGTTCGGTGCCGACCTTGCCGAAAGGTCCTGCCATCAGGCCATCTGCACCCTGAGGTCCGTGGCCAGAGATGAGTACTCTTGTGCCGCACACCTGGACGAACTCGAACGGCAGGCTCAGTCCGGCGGGTATCGTGAAGGGAGGCGGCAGCGTCAATCCCAAGGTCGCCAGACGGACGTCGATCTCGCTCATAGGTTCTTCCTGATAACACACGTTTCGTTGGCGACAGACCCAGGGGCGAGCCCGATCCGAAACCGTTTCAGAAAGTGCGCCCGGGCCGCAAGCAGGCATTCTAAGCCAGCGCGGCGAAAGTGCGGATCATCTGCGCTTCGCTATGTCTTCCATGCTTAGCGTGCCCTGCTGCCCGCCGAAGTGATTAACGACGTAGTTCGACAAGGCGGCAATTTCGGCGTCTGAATACGCGCGACCGAACGACGGCATGAAGACATGTCGAGCGCCCACACGCAGCTGAGAACCATGCAGGATCACCTGGGTAAGGTTGGTTGCATGGGGATCTCTGACCGAGCGTAGCCCAGCGAGTGAGGCATAGTCGGTTTGCCGGCCCTGCCCGTTGTCGAGATGGCATCCTGCGCAAGCACCCACGAACAATTGTTCGCCGAGGCCGGACGTGCCTTTGGCCGATCCGTCGCCCGTGGCCGTTGCCAGCGGAAGTGCGGTGCCGCCCTGCTGTGGCTTCACATCACGCAGGTAGGTGACAAGGGCGGATATGTCCTCTGGCGTCAGGTATTGCAGGCTGTTCTCGATCACTTCGCCCATGGGACCGGAAGCGGTGCCGCGCCCTGCTGCGTGTCCCTTGGCCAGGTAGTCGGCCAGCTCCTGGTCACTCCATGCACCGATACCATGATCCTTGTCCGAGGTTATGTTGTAGGCAATCCAACCCTGCAACTCGGCGCCCGCAAGATCCTCGCCGGTTTTTAGCGCAAAGGCGCTGTTTCTTGGCGTATGGCATTCGCTGCAATGACCAAGCGCCGTGGCCAGATAGGCACCGCGATTCCACGCTTCAGATTTGCCTTGGTCCTGCACAAAGCGCTGCTTCTTGAGGAACAACGCATTCCAGAAGCTAACGGCCCAGCGGTGGTTGTAGGGGAACGAAAGGTCGTTGCTCCGCGCCGGCGCGTGAACCGTGGGAAGGCTGAACAAATAAGCCTTGATGGCCAGAATGTCCTCGCGACTGAGCGCCGTGTACGACGTGTAAGGAAAGGCGGGATACAGCGCCTTGCCTTGCTTGTTCACGCCCGCATGCAAGGCACGCACGAAATCGTCGTCGCTCCAGGTGCCAATGCCCGTCTCAATATCGGCCGTGATGTTAGTGGAATAGAGGGTTCCCATCGGCAGTTTGAAGGCCACGCCACCGGCGTAGGCCTGGCCGCCGGGCGCCGTGTGACATGCCGCGCAATCGGCCGCGCGCGCGAGGTATTCACCGCGTGCCAGCGGATCGGTGATGCTGGCAGGGGCGCCGGCGCTGGCCGGTTGAAGCGCCTGATCGTTCCCGCCGTTGCGCGCGGTGAGCAAGGCATAGGCGCCGAAACCGAGTACACCCAGCAGGATCAGGATGACGAGCACACCGATGAGGCGACCAATCTTCATACGAGCATCCTCGTAACCGAGGCAACATCGCCGGGAATATCCGATGGCGTCGCTGCCGACAATGCGGCCTTGAGCGCGTTGTTGTCCGACACCAGCGCCGAAGTGTCGATCGGCAAGGTCCTTATGCGCACACCCGTCGCCGCAAAGACCGCGTTCAACAAGCTTGGCATGGACATGACGGTGGCGGTTTCACCAATGCCACCCGGCTGCTCCTTGCTGGGAACGATGTGAACTTCCATCGGTGGCGTCTGGTTGAGGCGCATCACGCGGTAGTCATTGAAGTTGCGCTGCTCGACCGCGCCTTGCTTCAAGGTGATACCGCTGTAGAGCGCCGCGCTCCAGCCAAACACCAGTCCGCCCTGAATCTGCGCCTCCACGGTGTTCGGGTTGACCACCATGCCGCAATCGACGGCTGTGACCGCGCGTCGCAGACTGATCTCGCCTTGTGGCGATACTTCCACCTCCACCACCACGCACAGGTAGCTGCCAAACGGTGCGGCCAGGGCCACGCCGCGCCCGTGTCGCGGCGGCAGCGGGCCCTGCCCCCAACCCGCTTTCTCCGTCGCCAGCTCCAACACGGCCAAGGCGCGCGGATGGTCGCCGAGCATGGATTTTCTATAGGCAACCGGGTCCTTGCCTGCGGCATGCGCAAGCTCATCGACAAAGCTCTCGACGACGAACACGGTATGCGTCGGCCCCACACCTCGCCACCAGCCGACCGCCAGGCCGGAGGGCATGTCATGCCGCACCCAATCCACGCGCATGTTCGGCACTTCGTAAGGCAGGTCCGCCGCGCACTCCACCAGGTCAGGATCGAGTCCGTTCTTGCCCATGGCCGGGGGAGCGAATGTCGCCAACACCGAGGCGCCCGTGGTGCGATGCGTCCACGCCACGGGCTTGCCCTGGCCGTCGAGCGTGGCGGAGATCCGGTCGTAATAGGCGGGACGGTAGCGGTCCTGCGCGATGTCTTCCTCGCGGGTCCAGATTATCTTGACGGGATAGTCCACCTGCTTGGCGATGGCGACCGCCTGCTCCACGGAATCCTCGAACAGACGCCGCCCGAAGCCACCCCCCATGTACTGGTTGTGCACCACGACGCGCTCGGCCGGCAGGCCGGTGATCTTGGTAGCGACATCGACACAGCGCGCAGGCACCTGCGAGCCCACCCAGATTTCGCATGCATCGGGCCGCACATGGACCACCGCATTGATCGGCTCCATGGTGGCATGCGCGAGCATCGGCAACTGGTAGGTGGCAGAAACCAGCTTGCCGCTGACGCCGTCGACATGCCCGACATCGCGCGCCACGATGGGTGTGCCATGCTCGGAGGCCTGGGCCATGTCCTTGAACAACTGCTCCGTGGTGAAGCTGCCGTTGGCACCGCGATCCCAGTGAATGTCCAGCGCGTCGAGGCCCTGTTTGGCCGCCCAGAAGTGTTCGCCGATAACTGCCACTGCATTGTCCAGCTTCACCACCTTGAGCACGCCGGGAACCGCGCGGGCGCGCGTATCGTCCACCGATGCCAGCCGCCCGCCAAACGTCGGGCAGGCCTGTACCGTGGCCACCTTCATGCCCGGTACGCGTATGTCGATACCGAAGGGCAGGCTGCCATCCACCTTGCCTGGCGTATCCACGCGACGCAGTGGCTTGCCGATGAGCTGGAAATCGCTCGGGCTTTTGAGTGGCGCCTTGTCGGGAGGCGTTACTTGCGCCGCCGCATCGGCCAGCTCCGCATAGCGCAGCGTACGACCGCTAGGCGCATGCGTTACGACACCGCGTGCCACCGTGCATTGCGAAGGGTCCACCTTCCAACGCTGCGCTGCGGCGCTCACCAGCATGTAGCGCGCGACGGCACCCGCGTTTCGCAGGGTCGACCAGCAATAGCGAATGGTGGTCGAACCACCCGTCGCCTGCTCGCCCAACAGGGGGTTGGAATAGAGCTTGCGATTGGGTGGCGCGTGCTCGACGGTGATCTGGTCGAGTCCCACGTCCAGCTCCTCGGCCAGCAACGTGGCCTGGCCCGTATACGCGCCCTGCCCCATCTCGATGCTTGGCATCACCAGTTGCACGCTGCCATCGTTGCCGACGCGTACGAAGGCGTTCGGCGCAAACAGCGATTGACCCTGGTCGATTCGCGTCGCGTCCGCCAGTCCCCAGGCGCGCATGGGGCCGCTCAGCCACATGAAAGCCACCACCAGACCGCCACGCTTGATCAGCTCGCGGCGGGACGGATCTTGCAGACCATCGTCGTCCTGAACAGGGGTAACGCGGATAGCCATGACTTCGCTCTCGGTCGGTGTCTGAAGCCCGTCACCACGTCGTCGCAGCAGCATCGCCAGATCTCATGCGATGGTCTGCGGCAGGGTGATTTGTCCCGTTGCGGCCTGCTTGATGGCTGCGCGTATGCGAACGTAGGTGCCGCAGCGACACAGGTTGCCGGACATGGCCCTATCGATGTCCGCATCCGTCGGTTGCGGCGTCTGCGTGAGCAACGCCGCCGCCGACATGATCTGGCCCGATTGGCAGTAACCACATTGCGCCACTTCGATGCCGAGCCACGCTTGCTGTACCCGCTTACCGACATCCGTGGCACCGATGCCTTCGATGGTCGTGATGTTCTTGTTTACCGCACCGCTCACCGGCAACACGCAGGAGCGAACCGGCTGGCCGTCCAGATGCACGGTGCACGCGCCGCACTGCGCAATACCGCATCCGAACTTGGTCCCGGTCAGGCCAATGACATCACGCAACACCCACAGCAGCGGCATGTCATCGGGAACGTCGACCTGCGATTCCTGACCATTGATAGAAAGGACGATCATGCGGATCTCCCTGCGAACTCGTGTCGTCGCGGCGCGCCCGGACCGTGAATCCGAAAACCAAGGCGTTGGGTTATTGGCGTGCTGTCATTACCGCATGGAATGCCACGCGCGGCGATGAAAATACCGTCAAATCTTCCTCCAGCGAGAAGAAAAGACAAGTGAAGACGTGGCTGTCGCACAGCCGCTGGCTCCGGCCGAGCCCATCCTTGGCTCGATCGACGCCGCCAGGCGCCGCTGGCGTTGGCCGGGCGTTATGACCGAACATGACACCCGGACCCTCCTTGGCCTCGCGTCATGAACGTCGCCCAAGAGTTCGACTCGCTTTACCGCGCGGCCCGGGCACTACCCCTGGGACCGGGTCGGGAAGGTGCTGCACTGGTCACCATCACGCAGACGCGCGGATCCACCTTCCGCCGCGCCGGCGCGAGCATGCTTGTTCTGCGCGACGGACGCATGGTGTGCGAGCTGTCCGGTGGATGTCCGCAGCGGGACATCGCGCTTCGCGCGCAACGGGTTATCGACCGTGATCAACCGGCGCTGGTGGAGTACGGTCGCCACGCAAACCTTGACGTCATGCTTGAAACCGGCTGCGGCGGCGAGTTGGAAGTACTCATCGAGCCGCTACGAGAGCCGCGCGACCTGGCCTTCCTTGAGACCATCGCGCACATGCATGCACAGCGTGTCGCCGGTGCCATGGCCACGGTTTATGCGATGGATGGGCAGGTACTCGATCCCCGACCACTTCGGCTGCTACAGGGCGATGGCATTCACTGGAGCAATATCGAAGACCCTATCTTTCGCGATCGGATAGCCACGGAGCTGCTCCCGATCCGCGCGACATCCGCGAACACGGCCGCCACCCGGCATGTGGCGACGAGCGGGAAACGTTACGACGTCCTCGTCGAATCGCAGCACCCGCTGCACGCCCTGGTCATCGTTGGCGACGGTGCCAGCGCGCGATCGCTCGCCGAATTGTCGGTGCGACTGGGCTGGCAAACCACGCTGGTCGACTACACCGATGGGCTCGTCGATGGAGCCGATGGCATTCGCCACATCAACGCATCGCCGCGGGCACTCGCGGTGCAACTACCGCTTGACGGCGCGACGTCTGCGGTCGTGATGACACACCGTCTGGAGCGCGATCTGGCCTATCTCGAGGCCCTGCTGGAAACGCCGGTCGGCTACCTGGGCGTGATTGGATCGCGTCAGCGAACGGCACGCGTGCGAGAGGCTTTTCCCCAGACACAGGCACGTCTGCATGCACCCGCAGGGCTGGACGTGGGCTCAGAGACGCCGCATGAAATTGCCCTGGCAGTCGCTGCGGAAATCCTGGCCGTGCGCAACGGCAGAGACGGCGGACCACTGTCCCACTCGCAAACCCCGATACATCCATGAACAGCCAAGGGCAACGCATAGCCGCCGTGTTGCTCGCCGCGGGCAACGCCAGCCGTTTCGGCACGGCCAAGCAGACCCTACCCATCGACGGCATGCCCATGGTGCGCCGTGCTGCCATGGCTGCGCTCGACGCCGGTCTCTCACCGGTGGTCGTGGTGATCGGAGCCTATGCAGACACGGTCCAGCCATGCCTCGCCGGCTTGCCGGTGCAACTCACCGAGAACCCCGACTGGGCGTCTGGCATGGGTAGTTCGCTGGGACTTGGCGTCAGAACCGCCATGGCGATGGGAGCCATGCCGCATGCGCTCCTGGTGCTGTTGGCGGACCAGCCGGGCATCAGGGCCGCGGACCTGAAACGCTTGGTCGAAGCACATGCCACTGCACCCGGGCGCATCCAGGCCGCGCACTTCGATGGCCACCTTGGACCACCTTGCCTGTTCCCTCGAGCCTACTTCGACGAACTGGCCTCGCTGCGAGGGCCCAATGGCGCCCGGCGATTGCTCAAACGCTATAGCGACCGCGTCGATCGTCACGAGCTTCCATCAGCCGCCTTTGACATCGATACACCTGCCGGTCATGCAGCGTGGCTCGCCCACCAGGGAGCCGATTGAGGAGGCCGGCGGCGCCCCTCGTCGAACGTCCCGTTCGACTGAAATTTTCTGGCGTTGTGACGACGTCTTGCCCCTGCGGCGACGTCTCATCAAGGTATCGCCAGTGGCCGCACCGATGCAGCCCAGCCCTATAGCCCCGTTTTCTCGCGAGTCACCCGTCGCGTTCACAAGACGACACGGATGCCACGTTGCTGGATCAAACTGCACACAAACTTCGCGAGTCACTTCGTGCAACGTTCATCGCCAGGTCTCGGGTTCTTCTCGACATCGTAAGGCACGTAGTGCGGCTCCCAGACCAGACTGCGAATTTTCTTTGAGAGCGTCGCCGCATCGCATGCCTTTGCGACGCCATCGATCTGCGCCTGCCGCGCAACCGCGTCAGCGACAGCGATCGAAACCTCGCGCAACTGCGTTACGGGTGGAAGAAGTCGGCCATGCTTGTCGCCAATAGCAGGCGACATCGAGGCTACAGCCTTTCCGGCTTGCATGAACATCGCGTCGGTGACACGGCGTGCACCGGCGGCCAGCACACCCAGCCCGATGCCAGGAAATATGTACGAGTTGTTGGTTTGATCGACGGGTACAAGCGCGCCCTTCCACGGGACCGGTGGGAACGGACTTCCGGTGCCAATGAGCGCGCGCCCATCCGTCCAGGTGAAAATGTCTGCTGGAATCGCCTCGGACCGCGATGTTGGATTGGAGAGGGGGAAAATGACAGGCCGATCCGCATGCTTGGCCATCTCCCGAACAGCCGCTTCGGTGAATGCACCCGCCTGCCCCGAGACGCCGATCAGCGCGGTTGGCTTAGCATTGCGAACGACGTCCAGCAGGCCGAACTTGCCTTGCTCGTCTAGAGTCCAATCTTGCACATGCTCTCGCGCTTGCAGGAACGGTTTCTGGGCAGCCGTTATGTTCGGCATGCCTTCCGTGAGAAGTCCAACTTGATCAATCAGAAAGAAAGATGCGCGCGCATCCTTTTCGCTGGCCCCGGCATCGATCATTGCTTGCAGCAGCAGTGCCGCGATGCCGCAACCGGCGGACCCTGCGCCGACGACAACAATCCTCTGCGTGGTCAGCTCCACGCCCGTGACGTTGATCGCCGACAGAATGGTCGCGGTGGCGACAGCGGCGGTACCCTGTATATCGTCATTGAAAGTGCAAAGCCGGTCCCGATACCGCTCCAGCAAACGACTCGCATTGCGCCCGGCGAAGTCTTCCCACTGAAGAAGTACGTCTGGCCAGCGTTCGATGACGGCAGCCACGAATTCCTCGATAAACGCGTCGTAGTCCGCACCTGTGATCCGTTCGTGACGCCATCCGACATATATCGGATCATCCAGGCGCTCCTGATTGTTGGTGCCGACGTCAAGCAGGATCGGCAGCGTTGAATCTGGATGGATGCCCGCACAGCCCGTATAGAGGGAGAGTTTCCCAATCGGAATGCCCATGCCCCCGGCACCTTGGTCGCCCAGGCCGAGAATACGTTCGCCGTCGCTGACCACGATAACCTTGACGTTGTCGAATCGCTGTTCGTTGAAGATCTCCCGAATGCGATGCTTGTTCGGGTAGCTGAGAAAGAGGCCACGCGGCTTGCGCCAGATTTCACTGAATCGCTGGCAGCCCTCTCCTACGGTGGGTGTGTACACCAGCGGCAGCAGCTCGGCGATATTTCGAACGAGCATGGCGTAAAAGAGGGTTTCGTTGGTGTCTTGTAGATCGCGAAGAAAGGCGTAACGCTCGAAGTCGGTGCGGAAAGCGCGCAGCACTCTCACCCTTCGTTGCACCTGTTCCTCAAGTGTACCGACGTGGGGCGGAAGCAGTCCATGTAGATGGAACAGATCACGCTCGGTCTCAGAGAATGCCGTGCCTTTGTTCAACATGGGCTTATTGATCAGGTCGAAGCCCTTGAGCATCGTTTCTATGTAGGCATCGCCATCCATCGGTGAAGGCTCGCTCATGACAGATATTCCCGCAATGAAGCGGCAGTTTGTTTCAGTAGCTGCTAGGCAACGAAGGCCTGCGCAGATCCAGGCAAACATACTTTCTCAACCGTTTCCAACTCGTGAGAACTCGGTCGAGTCTGCGTCCGAGCAACGCATGACTCCCATGAGTTGAACGGATAACGTCAATTTGTCTTGACAAAGCCTTCACGGCCAGCCGCGCACCGGGACGCAATCGTCAAGTGCGTGATTGCCGGAGCGGCTTCCCGCGACGAAATATCACGCGAAGAACGCGTTCATTCCGGCAGATCCAGAAGATAGGTTTTGGCAGCCAAGAGCCGACCACGACGATCTAAAGCAAGCCCAGCTGCGTCGCTTTCAAGGTAGCTGCCGCACGCGTGGAGCACTCCAATTTCCGGAATACGCTCTCGATATGGGTGCGCACGGTACTCGGGCTGATGGACAGCTTTTGCGCTGCCTCCTTGTTGCTCGCGCCAAGGCTGATCCAGCGCAGCACATCGCGCTCGCGCGCCGTAAGGAGGCTGGTCAACGGCGTAGCGACTGGCTTGCCCCTGCTCGCGCGCGGCACCTTCAACAGTGCGCGGACGACATCAGCGTCGTAGCGGCCGGCGGCCGCCTCGGCCATCATCAATGAACCTGCCGCGCCTTCCTCCAATGCTTCTCGCCACGGGCGCGCGACGTACAACGCGGCTAGCGCCGACGCGGCCGCCAGGATGCGTCCTTCGATGGGGATAGTCCCGGCCTTGGCCTCGCGGTAGTAGCCGGATCCATCCGGCCTCTCATAGGCATACGACGCGACTTCCGCCTCGTCTGCGAGTGAACCGATCTGCCGCGCGGCCCGTGCGGTCCAATAGGGAACGAGGCGCACCCGCTCCCACGCCGATTCCATGAGTTTGCCGGGCGTATCCCAGATCATGTTTGGCACTGACGCACGACCTATGCCATGGATCAGCGCGGCGCGGTAGACCTTCTGCTGGCGAGACGCGTCCAGGCCCAGCTCGATCGCCGCGTTCAGGGCGAGTTGCGCCACCCGCCGCGAGTGCCCGGTCATCCAAGGCAGCTTCAAGTCGATGACATGCGCCAGGATTTCCAACGACGTGGTACGCCCGGCAAACGTCGTCTCGAGTGAACACGGTCCTGACAGCGTCGGGTCGCCTTCAAGTTCCGCCAGCCAGCGCTGGGCGTTGTCGATGAGCAGCGAAGCCAGACCAAGCGGATACATCACGTCTGCGCGCTGGCCAATCAGTCGACACGCCTGCTCCAGGCCATACAGGCGATGGAAGATATCGAGGTCACCGGCGAGCGATGCCATGTAGACCGACGCCGGAACCTGTTCGCCGCGCAGGCCATCGGGCGCTCCGCTGCCGTTGTGACTTTCAAACAGATGATGCAACGCGAACTGGGTCGCCTCGCCCAGGCCCAGCTCCTTGGCGATATCCCCGGAGACTTCGCAATGGATGCGCGACAACGAGAGGAAGGCCGAACCGATGCCGCCAGTGCTGGAATGGGATTGAAAGCCGCCGTCGGAGGATTGGATGGCGAGCAGCGCATTTCGGCCGCTCACGTCGTCGCCGAACAGCTGTGCGAACTCTGGGGCATTGGCGGTGCAGCCTGACCAGCGCAGCAGCGCGACCGTCGTGGCCTCCGTGCAAGTGGCGTCATCGGCAGCCGCGGCCCTGGCCAGTTGCCCAGCCATCCATGCGACCCGCGGTGAATGGTCGATGGGCTGCCCCATGGCGAGATCGCCCACGAACGCGATCGACCGGATCACATCGAGCAAGGCGACGGCGGAAACGTCCACGGAGGGTCGGGAGCTGTTCATGGGCAGGAAGTCTAGCGCCACCGCTACCGCGCCAACCTCGGTCATTCAACCGATGGTGCGCGTGGGCGGCAGCGCGCAAGCTGCGCCCCGGATCGATCGCAACACCCGCCCTCTTCCACGCGATGTATGTCCCCGTTCCATTACGCCAACTAACCTCTGGAGTATCCCATGTCCATCAAAGCTCTTGGTCTCGCCGCCGCCACCGCCATGGCCTTCGCCTCCACCGCCAACGCCGCGGCCCCCAAGGCCCAGGAAGTCGTCAAGAACGTCGTGCTCGTGCATGGCGGTTTCGTCGACGGCTCTGGATGGCAGCAGGTTTACAACATTCTCAAGAAGGACGGCTACAACGTCACCATCGTCCAGAATCCAACCGCCTCGCTGGCCGACGACGTCGCTATCACCAAGCGCGCCATCGCCAAGCAGGACGGCCCCGTCGTGCTCGTCGGCCACTCTTACGGCGGCGTGGTCATCTCCGAAGCCGGTACCGACCCCAAGGTCCAGCGCCTGGTATATATCGCCGCGTTTGCCCCCGACCAGGGCGAGTCGGTTCAGTCCCTGATCGCCAACCCGCCCCCGGGCGCGTCGCAGCCGCCAATCCTGCCGCCACAGGATGGCTTCCTGTTCCTTGATCGCGCGAAGTTCGCGGCCGCGTTCGCGGGCGACGTCCCCGCCGACGAAGCCAGCTTCATGGCGGACTCGCAGGTGCCATGGGGTGTCCAAGCCTTGGGCGGTCAGGTGACGGTGCCTGCTTGGAAGTCGAAGCCGAGTTGGTATCTGGTCACCACGGAGGACCACATGATCCCGCCGCCGGCGCAGGAGATGATGGCCAAGCGCGCGGGCTCAACCGTTGTCGAAACGCGTGGCAGCCATGCGATCTATGTCTCGAAGCCGGAGGTCGTCGCCAAGATTATCGAGCAGGCGGCGCTCGGCAAAAAGTAATCGCGACCATGGAGCGGGGCGCAGCGCGCGCCCCGCTCCTCATTACCCATGGAGGCCACTGCAGCCATGGTGATGCTGCGGTGCGGTTCGCTAGAACCACGTGAGGCATGCCAAGTCGGATGCCAGCGTGGTTCAACGTTTCTGGTACGGGTGGAAGATGTAGTTCTTCGCCTCCACTTTCACATGGCACTTGTGCCCGCAGTCTGCGAGCGCCGTCGGATCGACCTTGAATGTGTCGGATGCGACCTCGTAGTTGAATAGCGCGTAGCCCCATCCACCCGTTTTCGGGAATCGCTTGCTGTCCTTTTCCATGACGAACGCCTGTGAGAAGACGTCCGGCACATCCACGACGAAGGGCGCCTCGGTGCTCTTCTTCGGCTTCCACTGGAGCTTCACGATCTTCGAACCCTCCGGGAAGGGCTGGCCGTTGCCGGGGATACCTGACTTGTACGCCTTGATCATGATCGGATTGGCGACGATCACCTTGAGCACTTCGTCGGTCCGGGCGGAAGAGACCACCGACCAGTCCTCGTATCCTCGGAAGTCAGCAAACGCGATGCCACCCGGCGATACCAGTGCGTACTTGTCGTTGTTCTTGTCCTGCGCGTAAAGGGCCGCGCCGCCGAGGACGGCGAGCAATCCCGTGGCCAGCGCGATCGTGAGCTTTCTTTGGCGCTTCATGGCTGATCCTCGCTTGGCTGTCGTAGATGAGCTCCATTGACCGGCGACTTGCTCACCCACAAGTTCGAACGAACCGCGTATCGCGGCACCACTTCGGCAGGCAGGTGCAGCGCACCCGTCGCGCGGCTCGATATCGGTTGCCGAGTGTAGTCAGCACTATTTCATCGCCGCGTGAATTCGTCGTCGCGCACGCGATGGTTCCGCCAACGAGCTACGACGGTTGATCCATACTTTACGAGCCTTGGCTGCTTTGGCTTGGACTGTCCCTGAGATGACAGCACTTCCAGCCTATGATGGGTGTCCGGGAACGCCGAAGAGCGTGCTCGATTCATTTCAACACAGGATTGGCTGTGCTCTATGCGCTAGACCACGGCTCGGCCAGGAGAATGCTTTTATGTCGATAACCCAGGGCGACGAGCTCACCTCGATGCGGGCGACCG is a window encoding:
- a CDS encoding alpha/beta hydrolase, with protein sequence MAFASTANAAAPKAQEVVKNVVLVHGGFVDGSGWQQVYNILKKDGYNVTIVQNPTASLADDVAITKRAIAKQDGPVVLVGHSYGGVVISEAGTDPKVQRLVYIAAFAPDQGESVQSLIANPPPGASQPPILPPQDGFLFLDRAKFAAAFAGDVPADEASFMADSQVPWGVQALGGQVTVPAWKSKPSWYLVTTEDHMIPPPAQEMMAKRAGSTVVETRGSHAIYVSKPEVVAKIIEQAALGKK
- a CDS encoding cytochrome P460 family protein, which encodes MKRQRKLTIALATGLLAVLGGAALYAQDKNNDKYALVSPGGIAFADFRGYEDWSVVSSARTDEVLKVIVANPIMIKAYKSGIPGNGQPFPEGSKIVKLQWKPKKSTEAPFVVDVPDVFSQAFVMEKDSKRFPKTGGWGYALFNYEVASDTFKVDPTALADCGHKCHVKVEAKNYIFHPYQKR
- a CDS encoding NAD-dependent malic enzyme, producing the protein MSEPSPMDGDAYIETMLKGFDLINKPMLNKGTAFSETERDLFHLHGLLPPHVGTLEEQVQRRVRVLRAFRTDFERYAFLRDLQDTNETLFYAMLVRNIAELLPLVYTPTVGEGCQRFSEIWRKPRGLFLSYPNKHRIREIFNEQRFDNVKVIVVSDGERILGLGDQGAGGMGIPIGKLSLYTGCAGIHPDSTLPILLDVGTNNQERLDDPIYVGWRHERITGADYDAFIEEFVAAVIERWPDVLLQWEDFAGRNASRLLERYRDRLCTFNDDIQGTAAVATATILSAINVTGVELTTQRIVVVGAGSAGCGIAALLLQAMIDAGASEKDARASFFLIDQVGLLTEGMPNITAAQKPFLQAREHVQDWTLDEQGKFGLLDVVRNAKPTALIGVSGQAGAFTEAAVREMAKHADRPVIFPLSNPTSRSEAIPADIFTWTDGRALIGTGSPFPPVPWKGALVPVDQTNNSYIFPGIGLGVLAAGARRVTDAMFMQAGKAVASMSPAIGDKHGRLLPPVTQLREVSIAVADAVARQAQIDGVAKACDAATLSKKIRSLVWEPHYVPYDVEKNPRPGDERCTK
- a CDS encoding HD domain-containing phosphohydrolase, translated to MNSSRPSVDVSAVALLDVIRSIAFVGDLAMGQPIDHSPRVAWMAGQLARAAAADDATCTEATTVALLRWSGCTANAPEFAQLFGDDVSGRNALLAIQSSDGGFQSHSSTGGIGSAFLSLSRIHCEVSGDIAKELGLGEATQFALHHLFESHNGSGAPDGLRGEQVPASVYMASLAGDLDIFHRLYGLEQACRLIGQRADVMYPLGLASLLIDNAQRWLAELEGDPTLSGPCSLETTFAGRTTSLEILAHVIDLKLPWMTGHSRRVAQLALNAAIELGLDASRQQKVYRAALIHGIGRASVPNMIWDTPGKLMESAWERVRLVPYWTARAARQIGSLADEAEVASYAYERPDGSGYYREAKAGTIPIEGRILAAASALAALYVARPWREALEEGAAGSLMMAEAAAGRYDADVVRALLKVPRASRGKPVATPLTSLLTARERDVLRWISLGASNKEAAQKLSISPSTVRTHIESVFRKLECSTRAAATLKATQLGLL